Below is a genomic region from Arcanobacterium haemolyticum DSM 20595.
TCGATACGGATCCAACCGATTCCACGAAGGTTCGCCAATTCCTTGAAAAGCCAGAACACGTTGACGGCCTGCCAGATTCCCCGAACGAATTCCTGGCATCCATGGGAAACTACGTGTTCAGTGCGGACGCACTCGTAGACGCGCTCTACACTGACGCCGAAAACGATTCATCCAACCACGATATGGGTGGCGACATCGTCCCAATGTTCGTTAACCGAGGCGATTGTGGGGTCTACGATTTCACATACAACGAAATCCCAGGATCCACCGAACGCGATCGCAACTACTGGCGTGACGTCGGCACAATTGACATGTTCCACGAAGCGAATCAAGATCTGATTGCCATCAACCCAATCTTCAATCTCTATAACACGGATTGGCCGCTCTACACGGGCTACACTGGTTTACCACCGGCCAAGTTCGTCTATGGCCACCACGAACGATTGGGCCACGCACTCGATTCAGTCATCTCCCCCGGCGTGATCATCTCCGGCGGTGAAGTGATCGCATCCGTGCTCTCACCACACGTCCGCGTCAATTCCTGGTCCTCCGTTCGCGATTCCGTCCTTTTCGACGGCGTCAACGTTGGCCGAAACGCCACAGTGATCCGTGCAATCGTAGATAAATACGTAAAGATCGACGAAGGCGCCCAGATCGGCATCGATCATGAACACGATAAGGCCCGCGGATGTTGGGTATCAGAAGGTGGCATAGTCGTTGTTCCAAAGGGAGTTCACATCAAACGGGACTGACCCACGGATCTCCACTCCATGCGCAGCGCCTAGCCGATACTTCGGTTAGGCGCTGTTGCATCCCGGCTAGGAAGTGCGTTGCTATCAGGCGATCGCAATCAGTTCGAGGTAATCATCGGACCAGAGATCCTCATCTCCATCAGGTAAAAGGAGCACG
It encodes:
- a CDS encoding glucose-1-phosphate adenylyltransferase, with the translated sequence MYGVRRSKPRVLAIVLAGGEGKRLMPLTQDRAKPAVPFGGIYRLIDFSLSNLVNSGYLKVVVLTQYKSHSLDRHISQTWRMSTLLDNYIAPVPAQQRVGKSWFSGSADAVFQSLNILDDERPDYVVITGADNIYRMDFSQMVAQHIESGCGLTVAGLRQPLEMCSSFGVIDTDPTDSTKVRQFLEKPEHVDGLPDSPNEFLASMGNYVFSADALVDALYTDAENDSSNHDMGGDIVPMFVNRGDCGVYDFTYNEIPGSTERDRNYWRDVGTIDMFHEANQDLIAINPIFNLYNTDWPLYTGYTGLPPAKFVYGHHERLGHALDSVISPGVIISGGEVIASVLSPHVRVNSWSSVRDSVLFDGVNVGRNATVIRAIVDKYVKIDEGAQIGIDHEHDKARGCWVSEGGIVVVPKGVHIKRD